A stretch of the Lolium perenne isolate Kyuss_39 chromosome 3, Kyuss_2.0, whole genome shotgun sequence genome encodes the following:
- the LOC127340363 gene encoding F-box/FBD/LRR-repeat protein At1g78750-like, with the protein MANKPQPHDCQQLRPTMPAVCLSDLPDDLLCHILSFAPLKEAASTSVLARRWRTLWLLSGALNLDSRTRNSNVPCRRSTFQRDGKSAIASYVSSGLPLKKLTFYYDEWGKGNMRRRLHALVYSPAARDLEELYLGKGCDGSMCSYSITTLPALQALRVLHITNCIDICSPRDMVVPIPFPRLTELRLYLCWVSRKVLQAIIDASPLLTTLRLERVDLSWSRERYQSLALPKVSTFLLDDFHRNYQRHLELNAPNLRCFTYKGPVGSLSISLRSPAPCIARVELHFNLSNVHRSNLSRDVACQYFWQFASNFSGAKMFKLRFESPEHHSPSQNLELDQGK; encoded by the coding sequence ATGGCGAACAAGCCGCAGCCTCACGACTGCCAACAGCTGAGACCCACGATGCCCGCCGTTTGCCTCTCCGACCTCCCCGACGACCTACTATGCCACATCCTCTCCTTCGCGCCATTAAAGGAGGCCGCGTCCACGAGCGTGCTCGCGCGGCGGTGGCGCACGCTCTGGCTCTTATCGGGCGCCCTCAACCTCGACTCACGCACGCGCAATTCCAATGTCCCGTGCCGGCGCTCTACTTTTCAGCGCGATGGGAAGTCAGCCATCGCTTCCTATGTCTCCTCCGGTTTACCCCTGAAGAAGCTCACCTTCTACTACGACGAATGGGGCAAGGGCAACATGCGCCGCCGGCTCCATGCTTTGGTCTATAGCCCTGCGGCCCGGGACCTAGAGGAACTTTACCTTGGGAAAGGCTGCGACGGGAGCATGTGCAGTTACAGCATCACCACCCTACCGGCGCTCCAGGCTCTCCGTGTGCTACACATCACCAACTGCATCGACATCTGTAGCCCGCGAGACATGGTGGTACCAATCCCCTTCCCGCGGCTCACCGAGCTGCGGCTGTACCTATGCTGGGTTTCACGCAAGGTACTGCAGGCCATAATAGACGCCTCGCCGTTGCTCACCACCTTGCGTCTGGAGAGAGTGGATTTGTCTTGGTCTCGTGAGCGGTACCAGTCTCTCGCTCTCCCCAAGGTCTCTACCTTCCTGCTAGACGATTTCCACCGTAACTACCAGAGACACTTGGAGCTGAATGCTCCAAATCTAAGATGCTTCACCTATAAAGGGCCCGTCGGATCACTCTCGATCTCGCTCAGGTCGCCTGCGCCGTGCATTGCACGGGTGGAACTGCACTTCAATTTGTCAAATGTTCATAGGAGCAACCTAAGCAGAGATGTAGCCTGTCAGTACTTTTGGCAATTTGCTTCTAACTTCAGTGGGGCAAAGATGTTCAAGCTGCGTTTTGAATCTCCAGAACATCATTCACCTAGCCAAAACTTGGAGCTTGATCAAGGAAAGTAG